Genomic window (Muntiacus reevesi chromosome X, mMunRee1.1, whole genome shotgun sequence):
GGGATACtcaggaggagccccttctgctGCAGGGTGCATgactcatggaaggtgacaccccCAAGGTCAGGAGTCCAGCTGGGCCATCTGCTGAGTGACAGGAAAGGCCCAGGGACCAGTCCACCCTGGGTTCACCTCAGCGCTCAGCTCATGGGTCAGACCCTTGGATGAGCCTGTGAAATGCTGCTGTTTCAGATGAAAAGAGACCATGgggactgaactgaagcctgTCTGGTGCATGGGCGTCCAGCCTCATCTGGTTCACCCTGTGCCATGTGTGAATACAAAGGGCAGATAGAAAGAACACAGGTTTGCAGTTCTCACTTGATTGTTTATTTACTCCAGTGGAGTTTTGCTTTACATtattagagccagacatctatTTTTGATTACAAGAGAGTGCTTTTGAGTGTTCCTAGGGATCTGGCAGCTCAGGGATTGGACTTTTTCTTGGCCTGCTCACAGAGGGTGCACTTATGATCTGAGGAatctccctgctcctcctctgacTCAGGGGCCTCATCTGGGGCCATGACTAAAAGGCCTGCCATCAGGCTGGAGTAACAAGTGTTGTACAAAGTCATCACCGATTCATTATCTGGGTACACTGGGGGCCTCTCAGGCAGTTCCCCTGGGCTGTCCCTTCCAGCAGTAGCTGGGGACACAGATGTGGCACTGTTGGATGGGCTTTCTCCACTGGGGCCACCCTGCTCACTGGGGAGATGGTTTCCcccagcctggctggctacactaCCCATAGACCAAAGGTCAGAAAACACAAATGAGCACTGGCTGGGGGTTCTGCAAGCAGTGGGCATTCCCTTCTGGACTTTGTTGCCAACCTCTTGGGTGAACTCGTTGTGGTGGAGTCGGGGAGAGTGTCTGGTCGCCATCACtcgcttctttctctttggggtctCTGTTGTTCCAGTGGCAGGTTGAGAAGTTGTTCTGGGGTTGCCTTTCCTCTGTATGttctgcaggaggagaggcttGTCTCTCTGAAAATTGGAGTTGCGatagatctgaaaggaaatgaatcactttagccATGAGAGGGGCGAAGAGCCCTTCCTTGCCGCACTCTCCCCACAACCATGGGGTCGTGCATGTGTATGGAGACAAGGTCTCTTCATTCCTGGCAGGTTATGAGGTTCTGGAATGTCACTCCTTAGAGCTCCCCCGGGGCCATCCTTGCTTGAGGTGTTCCCGACCCTCCCTGACATCAAGTGGCCCCTCAGGATCTGGCGTCACCACCAAAGATCCtaagggggggtggtggtgggacaCGACAGACCCTGcgttctcctctttccttaaccacTCTCTCATGAGAACAACATTCTCCTGGGAAATGAAACCCATCAGCCCTCAGCTCATCTAGTCTAGTCTCCCCAGAAGGGCGTTCTACATTACCAtcaacttctttcttctttcagagcGACCTGAAGAGCGAATTTTTCTGAACCCGTATAGGTTCAGTTCACGAATGAAGCTCTTTATGCTGTCTGTCTCGCAGATCTGATCGACGCCTCTGCGCTGGAGGACCTCCATCTGGAAGAGATCTGCCTCGATGACCACCATGTCTCCCTTATCATTCCAGTGCACAGAGGTGAAGGTCACATCCTCCACGATcctccagagcttcctggggaaggacagcccaAAGCTGGCATTGATCTCATTCTCGTTGGCCATTTCTGGGTTCAGGCCCTCTGGGGGCAGATTGTCATGGAGGCCTGGATCTGGGCTCTCAGGTTGGTCTCCCTGCTTTTCCAAAGCCTCCCCTGAATCCACATTTGGATCTGGGGAGGAATCACGGGGGTCCCCTGCTGAGGGCTCCCCATCAGTAGATGGGGCCAGCAGCGCTGCCTGTGCCTCATGGGAACTCTGACTAGCCATTGAACCAATCGAGCTCAGGAGCATTATCTACCCAAGCAGTGAATGCTCAAGGCAAACAGGCCTCAGACCAGGGTCGGGGTGCTCCATAAATACTGTCTGGAGATTCTAGAATCTGAGTCATGGGACAGGCAGCCAATTAGGGGATCAGCTTCCTTATTGTTTCATGATGTCACAGAGGTGATGTGGAGAGGCAGCCCTGGCCCAGTGTGGGCGAGGGGGCATGGGGATGGAGATGGGATCCCCAGCTTGTCTCTtgtctgaaagtacagaaaagtttGTTTCAGGTTGCCTGCAAAGGCTCCCATCTGCTGCCAGGTGCCTTGTTTCAGGGGGCCAGGCCCTGGATGGGTTGACAAATACACCCCTGGCTCCACTGCCCTAACAATGTGCAGACCTGTGGCTGGCTTCTGCTGAAGGGCCAGGCCATGGCAAGTCCTGGGTCTATGAACACCAAGGGAGAACCCAGGGGTCAGATGGGACCTTGGTGACTGTCCCTCCCAGAAGATGGGATCTGTAGCAGACTGATTGGCCTTTCCTGAGTTGGTGGCCCCTCCATCCTTTCCCCTCTTCTGGCTTTATTGTCTTCCAGCTGACTGCTGCTGGTTGGTCAGTCCAGCTCAGTTGGCCCCAAAGTCAGAGTCCTGTTGTCCTGCCCCCACCGACCCCCAGGTCGAGCTCTCCCCAGAGTAGGGCTGTGCTCAAGCACAGTGCGAGTGACCTCATATTCCACTTGACCGTCCCCAAGCACCTGAGACACAGAATCCCCAGGATGCTGTGTGGGACGGCAAACCAGACGTCCACTGATCTTGCAGTCTCCCGAGGTCTGCCCACCCCCAGATGGCATCCCACTGCAGATCACACGctgttgtcttcagtttccaatttttccataaACACCACTCTGGTGGCCCTAGCGCGTTCATTTTGGGAACACCTGCATGTGCTTTTCCCCTCCCCAGAGCCCCAGATTCAGACTCCTTGGTGGTTGCTTTAAAGCCCTGTTTCCTTTTGTCAgtggggtgcttgggcttctgCTACCTGCAGTCCTGGCTGCCCACATCCAACTTGAGTCTATTTGGATAACTAACCTTTGAAGTACTTGATTGGGGGCTCAAGGTACAGACTGTTGTGTTGAAAACAAGCACTTCACTGGTCCTCTTCAAGGCCAGCTCTGATCTTCCCCGCCCCTACCCCTCTCCTAACCTCCACTCTGGACCTGTTCTCGGTTACCCAGATGGCAGGTCCATGAAATGATTTTGTTGGGTTAGGTGCTTTTCAAGGGCCCTCCtttacacacactcactcccaGGGACATGTCTGACTTGTTGAGCTATATGTGACCAAAGGAAACCCCCGTCTAACTGTATTTGAAAAAGGATGAGAGCCTGGGTGTGGGACTGGATGAAACCCGAGTGAGAATCACCAGTCTTCACTGCAAATAAACAGTAGAGCAGTGGGTTTGGAGATGCGTGTTCTCTGGGACTTCTGGGCCACTGTTCTTGAAAATCACCATGTAGGAAACAGACTGGCACCTTGGAAAGGCCCATATTCAAGGACCCTAGGACACTGTCTCCCAGTTCTGCCAGTAGCAGGGTCATTTTCCCTGTGTGAGGGCCAGTCCTTGGTGTCTTAAAGGGGAGAGCTAAGAGGGTATGGAAGAAGCTCTCCCAGGGGCCTTTCTGCCTAAGGACTGGATGAGCTCCAGGCTTCAACTTGGGC
Coding sequences:
- the LOC136153229 gene encoding heat shock transcription factor, X-linked member 3-like — encoded protein: MASQSSHEAQAALLAPSTDGEPSAGDPRDSSPDPNVDSGEALEKQGDQPESPDPGLHDNLPPEGLNPEMANENEINASFGLSFPRKLWRIVEDVTFTSVHWNDKGDMVVIEADLFQMEVLQRRGVDQICETDSIKSFIRELNLYGFRKIRSSGRSERRKKLMIYRNSNFQRDKPLLLQNIQRKGNPRTTSQPATGTTETPKRKKRVMATRHSPRLHHNEFTQEVGNKVQKGMPTACRTPSQCSFVFSDLWSMGSVASQAGGNHLPSEQGGPSGESPSNSATSVSPATAGRDSPGELPERPPVYPDNESVMTLYNTCYSSLMAGLLVMAPDEAPESEEEQGDSSDHKCTLCEQAKKKSNP